The Triticum aestivum cultivar Chinese Spring chromosome 5A, IWGSC CS RefSeq v2.1, whole genome shotgun sequence genomic sequence AAGATGGCGTTCGTCGTCTTCGTGATGGGCAATCTGTTTGCCCCATGCACCAAGCATGATTACTCAACCATTGACTACTGGGGGGCATCAAAGACGCCGACAACATTGCCCTCTTCAATTGGTGCAAATATTCATTTGAAGGTCTACTGGAAGCAGTTCGAAAACTGAAGCTGGAAACAGATGCAGACATAACTCTGGACCACCTCTCCGGGTGTCATCTATTTCTTCAGGTAAATGCCTCGAAATCTAAGCCAACACGCCCAAGGGAATCATACATATTTACATAAAATGTCTGGTAATATGGAACCTGGATATGTCAACACTAGTACATTGACATGTTTTTTATGCGTACAGGTTTTCGTGCTGGACAATGTTGAGTTGGGCATTATGAacttaaagcaaactaccatgccaCGGATACAATTGTTCGATGGAGCGACCCTGAAATGGATGATCCTCGTGTGCTCAGCAAGAAAGCTAGGGAAAACAATTTTTATTGTACCGGAGGTAACCACCACACCCAAGCTATGTTGTATACACATTTGTTTAGAAACGTGAACAGGTCTAACTAGGTGCAAGCTCACACAGGCAAGACATTGGAACGCCATGTGCTACACTTGGCACAACTACCAAAACGAGATCCACATGAAGAAGAAGGCAATCGAGACCAAGGCTGAACGTTCAGCAAATCAATACACAATTGTCAGACACACCCTAGTTGTACCATGAAAGGAAGAGCAAATCAACCCGGACATAGCCATTGGACACCTTACACAGACACCAAGCAGCAACGTCGACTTTAGCCCCGGTGACTATGCTCGCTGGATTCAGATGCAAAACCCAGAACTGGTGAGTGATGCTATGTACAACCCACACCCAAGATCGAAAGACCATGTCAGCATATTGGTCCCGTGCATGTCTCAGTAGAGTGCTTTTTTTATTTTTCACATATCATGATGCGAATAACCGGGCGTCTACCCGCATTTCAGGCTGCGTCTCCCTTAGGTTGGGCACTGAAAGAGCATAACGCAAAGTGTGTCCACATTGCAAACGAAATGAAAAGGAACATTGCAAACCAAAACAATCTTATTGTACTGGCCAACCAATCAGACCCTTCGGTGGTGCAGGTACTATCGCGCCCCCATGTCATTTGTTCATGTTGAAATCAGTTAGCAGTGACATTGTGCACGCCTTtaagcatgtgcatgttgttgtgCAGGCACACACAATGATGGTGTGCCGTCTAGACTCAACGCCAACATAGTCGGAAGACGGCTGGAGTTGTCATCTCCATCCCCAACGACCAGCCAACGCGACCAGTCGGCTGTCATACCCATTGCGGATCAGCTATCCACCACACCGACCAGATGCCAAAAGCGATCAAGGATAGACGATGCGGCTGGTAATACTTCTCAAACAATACCCCCGCTTTGCATTCATGGTTGTAGTAAAAAAACTATGTTTTCACAGATGCACCACCATTTGATCTCGACATAGACGGCGACAGTGAAGCCAGCACGCCCATCAAGAAAGATGGAAATGGCAGCCCGCTTTCACCTACAGCGGCAACTAAGGCATACTGTGACAACCTCGTTGGACAACTAATGATGCTCAATGATGAGATCGGGGACACCGAGGGGCACACTGTGTTTGGACAAGTGAATGGTATGCCTATTATCAAAACCAAGGTTGCTCACACCAAGTTCACAGAAGACCCATGGTCCAGTAACCGTACAATGTGCACACATGGTGAAGTTGTCCGGAAAGCCATCAGGGACTGGATGCGATCAAGAACACAATTCCACCTATCAAGGTAACCAAAAGCACAAAGCCCCATTTCATTCAGAAAAGCCAACCGTTGTGGCCGCCCCCGCGCCATCGAGCATCCTCTATATCTCATGAAGCTAACCTTGCTGTTTGTGTTAACCCCGTAGGGATTGGGTATCGCACCCTGCCCCGCGGTTTATTGCTGTAAGTGGCAACGCCATCAAGTCTCAAATATGCGACGGTGCTGAAATCGACCACGAGCTCGGGTCCTTGATCATACGTCGGATGGCACAGATGGAGTCACATGCTCACCGCGCCACCCCTGACGAACAATACCGCTTGATCCTCGAGCCCGACTTCTCGGTACAGGCAGTCAAATACATGAGGCTCAAGTACCCGTAGCTTATCCCGTGTTTTTTTATGGACTGTTGTTTTTTTGGTTGGGCGGGCCGGGGGCAGTCCCATGCCATTGCAGGAGAAAACACCACCAGAATCATGTCAATACAAAGACAATCCACTCGAGTAGATGTCAAATGCAATATTTCAAACTGCCGGATGGTAATTTTCGAAAAAACTACTCTCTCAGTTCCCCCTTTTACCAGTGGCCACATCTATATTATAACCAACAACGTTGGCACTCTAAATAACCGAAATTCCCGTTTCAACCATTTGTATCAGGTTACCATCCCTGCAGTCATGCAACATGGGTGGTCTAGCTTCAATTGAGACATGATGCACCAGATGATAACAATAATGGATCCAATGGCATACCAGACAGAGGACGCGAACCGAAAAACATGTCTCATGTACGCGGCCGAGAAGCTCCATCAAGCTCTTTTCGATTGCATTGAAGAATTCTTCACCGAGTGGCACTGTGGCCGGACGAGTTGGACGAACAAGACCCCTCTCTTGTCAACCACAACATTTACAAGGTTGGTGACACTGAACCCAAGTAGACGCCATCTTTTATTGTTCATTCTTTGTTTTTCTTCAGTCACGTGCTTCATTTCCTTATTTTCGCCAACTACTTATCTAACTTGCAAACACGCCCCCAACATAGGCAAGAGAGTGCCATGTGTGTCGTCCACCTACTTCGGCAATTCAAAGGGAACTCGTTGGCGAAACCGCTCACCAGGGTCAGTACTTAATATGAAATCCTTAAACTCGGAAAAACAAGCTAGTATGACCAAACTAATTTCCTGATTGGCCATATACACAGGCAACTATTGCCAATGAAAGGGATTCAATCATCATTGAGATGATACACATGGAAGGCAACACCGCTTCCCTCCAGCTGGAAGGTCTTGACACGGTCGCCAATGCCCTAAACGAGACGGTGGCAGATTCAGGGGTCTAGTCCTAATGTAGTCACGAGGAAACTGAAATAAATAAACACCCCTTGTGTGGTAGAGATCCATTGTGTGTTCATCTCCACATGTTCTACAATCTGTAATAAAATGGTGGTTTTTTTCACAGTATGCACTAAACTAGATTTCCACAAAACCCACCCAAAATTTTCGGGGCCGTGTGACAGTACTACTTTAAGTGTTTTTGGCCTGATGACATCTGATTTGCAGAACTAGAAGGAATGGTCACATTTATGCCCCGTTGCGCACCCTACCCTTGTCATACTGTCACACATCTTCCAATTACTGTAGCTTTCCGGCAAATGCATCTAGCCCTTCCCTTTGCCTTACTGTAGCCCATCCGGCAAATGCACTGGAGGGCTGGAAACACCCCCCATCGTGAGTAGAGATATTtgatatgattttttttaattccttGTTATATGATCACTAAGAGGAAAAGATGGCACCAGAATTGCAACCAGAGGCATTTCTCCCAGAATGCAGAAAACAAGTTGGCTACAGGGCACCACCATCAAAGGGGAATCATCCCAAAAAGTTCTTCCAGAGCCAAACAAAAAAATTATAGAGAGCACATAAACACAATAGCACAAATACATTAGCCATCGCAAACATTGTCAAGACAACACATCCACCCGGGCAATATTACAATAGCTTATGTCTTCCACATTACTAACCAATGTGCATAATATTACAATAACTTATGTTTTCCACG encodes the following:
- the LOC123101334 gene encoding uncharacterized protein, with product MAIEGEQQAGGFEEAALAGSSTRSTSHTSRIVIQKVVEVVATLSDYKRFLVEEIGFEGVLRIPMIPKINLKFSKFLMSKVDLKDHCIILRDGGKPIKFHPEDFHKVFGIPCGQRDIHGTDAHITSEAIDFMRNSIGWTDKSDRSLSSLEAFICKEINELSSRLEKDCFKMAFVVFVMGLLEAVRKLKLETDADITLDHLSGCHLFLQVFVLDNVELGIMNLKQTTMPRIQLFDGATLKWMILVCSARKLGKTIFIVPEARHWNAMCYTWHNYQNEIHMKKKAIETKAERTHNDGVPSRLNANIVGRRLELSSPSPTTSQRDQSAVIPIADQLSTTPTRCQKRSRIDDAADAPPFDLDIDGDSEASTPIKKDGNGSPLSPTAATKAYCDNLVGQLMMLNDEIGDTEGHTVFGQVNGMPIIKTKVAHTKFTEDPWSSNRTMCTHGEVVRKAIRDWMRSRTQFHLSRDWVSHPAPRFIAVSGNAIKSQICDGAEIDHELGSLIIRRMAQMESHAHRATPDEQYRLILEPDFSSHAIAGENTTRIMSIQRQSTRVDVKCNISNCRMVTIPAVMQHGWSSFN